The genome window CTCGCGTGCGAATCCGAGGTGGACTCGCTCGTCGGCCGTGCCGCCGAGGCGGTGGGGCCGCTCGGTTGCCTCGTCAACAACGCCTCGATCTTCGAGATGGACACCGCCGCCACCGCCACCCGCGCGAGCTGGGACCGGCACCTCGAACCCAACCTGCGCGCGCCGTTCGTGCTCGCCCAGCACCTCGCCCGGGGTCTGCCGGAGGGGGCGGGCGGCCTCGTCGTCAACATGCTCGATCAGAGGGTGTGGAACCTTACGCCTTACTTCATAAGCTACACTCTCTCAAAGTCTGGGCTCTGGACTTTGACCCGGACTTTAGCCCTGGCACTCGCGCCCCGCGTGCGGGTTTGCGGCATCGGTCCGGGGCCGACTCTGCCCTCGCCTCGCCAGAGCGACGCCGACTTCGCGCGCCAGTGCCGGCAGACGCCGCTGCGCCACGGCCCCACCCCCGAAGAAATCGCCATGACCCTGCGGTTTCTCCTTGCGGCGCGCTCGCTGACGGGTCAAATGATAGCTCTCGACGGGGGGCAGCATCTCGGCTGGGCGCAAGAAGGCGCCGCCGCGCCGCCTTCCGAGTAGGCATCCCGAACCCCGCCGACAGGGCGCTTGGAGATCCCTTGACCCGCAGTTCCAACGTCGTCCAGCCTCTGCGCATCGCCGACGCGAAGAAGGCGCTTCGCCACGTGTTCGTGCGCGACCTCGTGCTCAACGGCCTGGTCGGCATCTACGACGCCGAAAAGGCGCGGCCGCAGCGCGTGCGCATCAACCTCGACCTCGCGGTGCGCGAGGACGCGAAGCCGATCGGCGACGACTACGCCAAGGTGGTGTGCTACGAGCAGATCGTCACCAAGGTGCGGGGCGTCGTCGAAGACGGCCACGTCAACCTCGTCGAGACGCTGGCCGAGCGCCTCGCCGGTATCTGCCTGCAGGACCCGCGGGTACGCGCCGCCCGGGTGCGGGTGGAAAAGCTCGACGTGTTTCCCGATGCGGTGTCGGTCGGCGTCGAGATCGAACGCGAGAGTCCGTTCGAGGAAATCTGAAATCGATCCGCGCCCGTGCGGCGACGAACGGGCATGACGGTTTTTGCCTCCCCACCGACGACAAAGTTTCTCCATTTCCCGCCTGGGTTAAGCCGCCCGGGAGCGATATCGTCGAATCGGTTCCCGACTTTTACACAAGCTGTGATTCCGGACACAGGCGGGCCGGAGTCGCTGCGGTTTTTCTGTCGGAGTCTCCACTTTTTTGCCATTGACATTATGGATCATAAATAAAATCAAACGATTGGCGTTTATGCCCGTTTTTTGAGCAATGACGTCCGCCCCCTAGGAAAGCCTTGGGGGGGGAGCTCTCCCCCACAGATTACCAACAGAGTTATCCACAGCTTTCGTGGACAAGGTTTCAGACCGCAACATTCCGTGAATTCCCGTTGGCTTTCCGCGAGTCACGGTTCCGTCATCGAGACCTAACGGATTCGCGGGAATCGCACGCCCTTGCAACCGGCCTCGGATTTCGACACCTTTCCGGTCATGGACATCCTCACCCCCTCGCTCGCCGGCGGCACCGAAATCATTCACGGCGTGCTCCGCACCCTGCCGAACGCGCCGGGCAGCTACCGCATGCTCGACGCCAAGGGCGAGGTGCTTTACGTCGGCAAGGCGAAGAACCTCAAGAAGCGCGTCGTCGCCTACACCCGCGGCGACCAGTTGCCGATCCGCCTGCAGCGGATGGTGGCGTTCACCCGGTCGATGGAGATCGTCACCACCCACACCGAGGCCGAGGCGCTGCTGCTCGAGGCCAACCTCATCAAGAAGTACAAGCCGCGCTACAACATCCTGCTGCGCGACGACAAGTCCTTCCCCTACATCCGCGTCGACCGCGAGGGCGCGTGGCCGCGCATCACCAAGCACCGCGGCGCGCGGGACGACGGCGCGGAGTATTTCGGCCCGTTCGCCTCGGCGCTCGCGGTCAACCAGAGCCTCACGATCCTGCAGAAGGTGTTCCTGCTGCGCTCGTGCTCGGATTCGATGTTCGCGAACCGCAGCCGCCCCTGCCTGCTGCATCAGATCAAGCGCTGCTCCGCCCCCTGCGTCGGCCGCATCTCGCCCGAGGACTACGCCCGACTGGTGGCGGAAGCGCGCGCCTTCCTCAACGGCGAGAGCCGCGACCTTCAGCGCGAGTTCGCCGACCGCATGAGCGAAGCCGCCGAGCGCCGCGACTACGAGGCCGCCGCCGCGTGGCGCGACCGCATCCGCGCGCTCGCGCAGATCCAGCAGCGCCAGGACATCGACCTCGGCGAGGACAAGGACCTCGACATCGCCGCGCTCCACCGCGCAGGCGACCTCGTGGCGATCCAGATGGTGTTCTTCCGCGCCGGACGGCACACCGGCAACCGCGCCTACTTCCCCGCCCAGACCGGCGACGCCGACGATGCGGAAATCCTCGGCGCGTTCCTGGCGCAGTTCTACACCCAGCACCCGCCGCCGCCGCTGGTGCTGACCAGCCACGCCACCCACGAGGAGGACCTGCTGCACGAGGCGCTGTCGCTGCGCGCCGGGCGCCGGGTCGCGCTCGCCCAGCCGAAGCGCGGGCCGAAGCGCGCCCTGCTGCGCCAGGCCGAGACCAACGCCCGCGAGGCCGCCGAGCGCAAGCTCGCCGAAACCGCCACCCAGACCCAGCTCCTCGCCGAGGTGGCCCGACTTTTCGAGCTTCCCGCGCCGCCCCGCCGCATCGAGGTGTACGACAACTCCCACATTCAGGGCGCGCACGCGATCGGCGCGATGATCGTCGCCGGGCCGGAGGGCTTCGAGAAGGCCGCCTACCGCACCTGGAACATCAAGGACGCCGCCACCAACGACGACTTCGGAATGATGCGCGAGGTGTTCCGCCGCCGCTTCGCCCGCGCGCTCGCCGACGACCCGGAGCGCGGCCACTGGCCCGATCTGGTGCTGATCGACGGCGGCAAGGGACAGCTCTCCTCCGCCCACGAGATCCTCGCCGACCTCGGCGTCTCCGGCGTGCCGCTGGTCGGCATTTCGAAGGGACCGGATCGCAACGCCGGGCGCGAGCAGTTCCACCAGGAGGGGAAACCCGCATTCCAGCTCCCCCCCACCCACCCGGTGCTCTACTACCTCCAGCGCCTGCGCGACGAGGCCCACCGCTTCGCCATCGGCACTCACCGCGCCAAGCGAAGCCGCGCCATCGGCGCCTCGCCGCTCGACGCGATTTCCGGCATCGGCGCTGCACGCAAGAAGGCGCTGCTGCATCATTTCGGCTCGGCACGGGGCGTCTCCGAGGCGGGCATCGAGGATCTCGCCGCGGTCGAGGGCATCTCCCGCGCCCTCGCGCAGCGCCTTTACGACCACTTCCACGGCGGCTGAGATCGGGTCGTCAGGACGACGGCGGCGTCGCCAGCACCTTGTCGATCCGCAGTCCGTCCATGTCCACCACCTCGAAACGCCAGCCTCCCACCGCGATCACGTCGCCGGTGCGCGGCAGGGTGCCCGACCGGCCGAGCAAAAATCCCGCCAGCGTCTCGTAGTCGCCCCCGGCCGCGAGCGGACGGCATCCGAGGCGCTCGGCGGCGAGATCGGCGGGCATGTCGGCGTCCACCAGCCACGAGCCGTCGGCGCGCGCCACCGCCGCCGCCTCCGGCTCGCCGCCCGCCTCGGCGAGGGTGCCGACGATCGCCGCCATCAGGTCGGCCGCGGTCACCAGGCCCTCGATGGTGCCGTATTCGTCGGCCACCAGCGCCATGTGGATGCGGGCGCGCCGCAGTTCGTCGAGCGCCGACAGCGCCGGAGCATGCTCGGGCACCACCGTCACCGGCCGCACCAGCGCCGCCACGTCGAGCTCGCCGCCGCCGAGGCAGACGTCGAGCAGATCCTTCGCCTGCACCACCCCCTCGACGTTGTCGAGGCCGTCGCGACAGGCCACCAGCCGCGAATGGCGGCTTTCGCGCAGGGTCGCGGCGATCCGCTCCGGCTCCCAGGCGAGATCGATCCAGGCGATCTCGGCGCGCGGCGTCATCACCCCGCGCACCTTGCGGTCGCCGAGCCGCAGCACTCCGGCGAGAAGCTCCCCCTCGCGCGGCTGGAGCGCACCCGAGGCCGCGCCCTCGGCGATCACCGACCGCACCTCCTCCTCGGTCACCGCCG of uncultured Alphaproteobacteria bacterium contains these proteins:
- a CDS encoding hypothetical protein (Evidence 5 : No homology to any previously reported sequences); its protein translation is MLRADRHQGAGRRRRRPRQPRRDAGRAPRRYLPAGPAGTRRPGAGGKARRVSRCGVGRRRDRTRESVRGNLKSIRARAATNGHDGFCLPTDDKVSPFPAWVKPPGSDIVESVPDFYTSCDSGHRRAGVAAVFLSESPLFCH
- a CDS encoding Short-chain dehydrogenase/reductase SDR codes for the protein MLADPTIPRAALVTGGAKRLGRAMAEALAADGFAVAIHCHASEAEAESLAAEIRARGGRAAVLTADLACESEVDSLVGRAAEAVGPLGCLVNNASIFEMDTAATATRASWDRHLEPNLRAPFVLAQHLARGLPEGAGGLVVNMLDQRVWNLTPYFISYTLSKSGLWTLTRTLALALAPRVRVCGIGPGPTLPSPRQSDADFARQCRQTPLRHGPTPEEIAMTLRFLLAARSLTGQMIALDGGQHLGWAQEGAAAPPSE
- a CDS encoding Dihydroneopterin aldolase family (modular protein), which produces MEPYALLHKLHSLKVWALDFDPDFSPGTRAPRAGLRHRSGADSALASPERRRLRAPVPADAAAPRPHPRRNRHDPAVSPCGALADGSNDSSRRGAASRLGARRRRRAAFRVGIPNPADRALGDPLTRSSNVVQPLRIADAKKALRHVFVRDLVLNGLVGIYDAEKARPQRVRINLDLAVREDAKPIGDDYAKVVCYEQIVTKVRGVVEDGHVNLVETLAERLAGICLQDPRVRAARVRVEKLDVFPDAVSVGVEIERESPFEEI
- a CDS encoding conserved membrane hypothetical protein (Evidence 4 : Homologs of previously reported genes of unknown function); translated protein: MSIAFELAVIAGLVLLNGCFAMSELAIVSARRARLAPLAVAGDRRARVALALAEDPVRFLSAVQIGITLVGTFAGAYSGASLGGHLAGAIAAALPWLAPVADGLSLALVVGAITYASLILGELVPKQIALSAPERVAMLVARPMAGVARLASPVVWLLERSSKAALALLRVNPAADAAVTEEEVRSVIAEGAASGALQPREGELLAGVLRLGDRKVRGVMTPRAEIAWIDLAWEPERIAATLRESRHSRLVACRDGLDNVEGVVQAKDLLDVCLGGGELDVAALVRPVTVVPEHAPALSALDELRRARIHMALVADEYGTIEGLVTAADLMAAIVGTLAEAGGEPEAAAVARADGSWLVDADMPADLAAERLGCRPLAAGGDYETLAGFLLGRSGTLPRTGDVIAVGGWRFEVVDMDGLRIDKVLATPPSS
- the uvrC gene encoding UvrABC system protein C; its protein translation is MQPASDFDTFPVMDILTPSLAGGTEIIHGVLRTLPNAPGSYRMLDAKGEVLYVGKAKNLKKRVVAYTRGDQLPIRLQRMVAFTRSMEIVTTHTEAEALLLEANLIKKYKPRYNILLRDDKSFPYIRVDREGAWPRITKHRGARDDGAEYFGPFASALAVNQSLTILQKVFLLRSCSDSMFANRSRPCLLHQIKRCSAPCVGRISPEDYARLVAEARAFLNGESRDLQREFADRMSEAAERRDYEAAAAWRDRIRALAQIQQRQDIDLGEDKDLDIAALHRAGDLVAIQMVFFRAGRHTGNRAYFPAQTGDADDAEILGAFLAQFYTQHPPPPLVLTSHATHEEDLLHEALSLRAGRRVALAQPKRGPKRALLRQAETNAREAAERKLAETATQTQLLAEVARLFELPAPPRRIEVYDNSHIQGAHAIGAMIVAGPEGFEKAAYRTWNIKDAATNDDFGMMREVFRRRFARALADDPERGHWPDLVLIDGGKGQLSSAHEILADLGVSGVPLVGISKGPDRNAGREQFHQEGKPAFQLPPTHPVLYYLQRLRDEAHRFAIGTHRAKRSRAIGASPLDAISGIGAARKKALLHHFGSARGVSEAGIEDLAAVEGISRALAQRLYDHFHGG